Genomic window (Flavobacteriales bacterium):
AGCGCCTCACATACGGCCAAGTGAACGACTATTCCCCGGCGGACGCCAAGCAATACAGTTTGTCCACGACGCACGTCGGCATTCTGGAGAAGGAGGACAACACGGACGAGGAATTCGTGGTGCCGAAGCGCGAGCACGAGATGCTCGTCGGCAAGGATTTCGGCCGCTACGCGAATGTGGACGGCAACCTGCCCATCTGCTTCATCAGTGAGAACGACATCACCGGCGGCAACAGCGGCAGCCCGGTGATCAACGGCAACGGCGAGCTCATCGGCATCGCCTTCGATGGCAATTGGGAGGCGATGAGCGGCGACATCTCCTACGAGCCTGAGCTGCAGCGCACCATCAGCGTGGACATCCGCTACGTGTTGTGGGTGATCGACAAGTACGCCGGTGCGAAGCATATAGTGGACGAGATGACCTTGGTGTCAGCGCCCAAAGTCGTGGAACCTGTTCCTGCACCCACACCAGTGGTCGCTCCTCCCGCCAAGAAACCCGCAGGTGCCAAGAAATAAGCATTTCAGGAACTGTAATGCGAAAAGGTCGCCCCGTCCGGGGCGGCCTTTCGCATTTGGTCCAGTTGTGCATTAGTCCGCTCAGCGGTCCCCCGCAGGGAACCCTGAGCAACAGCAGCGAACCCCCGACCCCTTCTTTTGGAAGGGGGAGGAGACCGCAAGCTCACTTCGGCCGCATCATGAGGTCGAAGCGGAACTGCTTCACGCCTTTGGGGATCACCGGGGCGCGCCTTCCCAGGTCCTTGTAGCCGTCCTCGCGCTCAATGCGCAGCTCGAACGGGATATGCGCAGGGATGAACATGGCATACTGGCCATCGCTGTTCACGGAGGAGATGGACCGGCGGTCGCCTTCCAGATCGTAGTAGGCCACAAGGCAATCGTACACAGGCTTTCCGGTGAGGCTGTCGGTCACCGTGCCGAACACCTGCACGCGGTCCGCGGAACTGTCCGGCGGAACATCAAGCTGCGGCTTCTGGGCTTGAAGACCACAAGTAAGGAAGAGGAACAGGGCGATGTGCCAAGCGCGCATGGGGGCATTTCAACGCATGGGGAAGACCGATGGTTCCGACGGTCCGCGTAGAATGTGAGCGGTCGTTCGTACCGCGCTTTCGCAGTCCTGAAGTATCCTACCGTCGCTTTTTCGCCGTCTGCTGCTGCTTCTGGATCTCCTCCATGCGCTGCTGCCACTTGCTCTTCTTGCGGGGCTTCTTCATGTTGGCCAGCAGTTGTTCACGCAGCTTATCCTCGTCCAGGAACCACTTGGTGATCACCGTCATCTGGAGGATGCTGATCACGTTGGCGAGGAAGTAGTAATAGCTCAGGCCGGCGGGGAGCGAGTTCATGAAGAAGAGCATCATCACCGGGAACATGTACATCATCACCTTCATGTTCGGCATGCCCTGCTGTTGGGGCATCTGCTTGCTGTTCACGAGGGTGTAGATAATGGTGCTGGCGGCCATCAGCAGGGTGAAAAGGCTCACATGGCTGCCATAGGCGGGGATGTTGAACGGCAGCGTTAGGATGCTGTCATAGCTGCTGAGATCGTCCGCCCAGAGGAAGGACTGTTGCCGCAGCTCGATGCTGCTGGGGAAGAAGCGGAACATGGCATAGAGCACTGGCATCTGCAGCAGCATGGGCACGCAACCGGCCACGGGGCTCACGCCGGCCTTGCGGTAGAGGTCCATGGTGGCCTGCTGCTTCTTCATCGCGTCGTCCGAGCCGAACTTGGCGGTGATGGCGGCGATCTCCGGTTTCAGCGCACGCATGCGGATACTGCTCTTCTGGTTGCGATAGGCGATGGGCAGCAGCAGCATTTTGATCACCACGGTGAGCACAAGGATGATGATGCCGTAGCTGAGGTTGAACTGGCTGAGGAAGTTGAAGATCGGGATCACCAGGAAGCGGTTCATCCAGCCGAAGATGCCCCAGCCCAGGTCGATGACGCGGCTGAAATCGGGGATACCCGTTTGGCGCAGGGTATTGTACTGGTTCGGGCCGAGGTACATCTGCATGGCCAGGATGGCGTGCTCGCTGGGTTCCTGCCCGAAGAACAGCTTGGCGTCGTATCTTTTGGAATAGAGCGTGTCATCGGGGAGCGTGGTGATGGAGATCTCCGATCCGTTACTGGTGAAGCCGTCCTTCTTCACCATGGCCACGGTGAAGAAGTCCTGCTTGAAGGCCACCCAGTTCGTCTTGGCCTCAAGCTTCTTGGAGTCGTCCTTGCTTTCGCTCAGGTAGTCCCGGTCGCTGTTTAGGTATTTGTAGTAGACGGTGGAATGCTGCTCCTCGGTGGGGCGGTGTTTCTCATTGTGGAAACCGGTGAGGTTCCAGTGGAACATCACGTTCCTCGGGTCGATCTCCGGTAGCCCCACCAGCTCGGCGGTGGTGTTCATGAACCAGGTGCCGCTGTCCAACTGGTAGGTGATCTGGAGATATTTCGAGGGGTCCGTGGTGGAGGCTCTTAGTCGTACGCCCGTGGTGCCGAGCTTCTCAGCGGTGAAATTCATGTCCTTCGTGCTCAGCTTGCGGTTGCCGAGGAAGAAGTTGTACTCGTATGCGCCGCTGTCGGGCACGGAAAGCAGCAGTGGGTTGTGCTCGTGATAGGTTTTGTATGCCTTCAGTCGGATCACATTGGGCCGGGCCCCGAAGGTGTTGATGGCGACCTGCAGGTGCTCGTTGGCGATCGTCACCACCTCGTTGTGCCCGCTGGCGGCGGGGCCGAAGATGCCCAAGCGCTCATGCTGCTTGGCGGCGAGGAGGCTGTCGGCATTGACGCTGTCCGCGACCAGGCCGGTATCCATCGTAGCATCCGCCGTGGCCACGGTCGTGGCGTTCTTCACCTGTTGCTGCTGGTCGGCCAGAGCGGAATCGGCATGGTCCGCCTGCTTTTTGATGGCCACTTCGGCAATGCTGTCCTGCTCATGCTGCATCCGGGCGCGTTCCTCCGCGCTGGGCATGGTGAGGTATTGATAGCCAAAGAGGATGGCTATGATGAGGAGGATGCCGATGATCGAATTGCGGTCCATACTGATCCGTGGTCGCTGTGGTGGGAACGTGGAAAGGCCGCGAAGATAACCGCTTGGGTCCGGGTAAACGCGCCCTTTTCGCCCCGCAAGTGCCAAGAGGTCGGAACGGCCGTGCTATCGGAGCGGCTCAGACCTTGGTCTTTTCGCGTTTCGCGACCACGGCATGCTGCGCCAAAGCCTCCCTCACAAAGCGTGTGAAGAGGGGATGGGGCCGGGCCACGGTGCTCTTGTATTCCGGATGGTATTGCACGCCCACGAACCACGGGTGGTCCTTCAGTTCCACCACTTCCACCAGCTTGGTCTGGGGATTCACGCCGGCGGCGATCATGCCGGCCTTCTTGAACTCCTCGGTGTAGGCGTTATTGAACTCGTACCGGTGACGATGGCGCTCCTTGATGCTGGTCTTCCCGTAGGCCTGTGCGCTGAGGCTTCCTTCGGTGAGCTTACAAGGATAGGCGCCCAGACGCATGGTCCCGCCCTTGTCCACTTTGGCTTTCTGTTCCTCCATCATGGCGATCACCGGCCACTTGGTTTCGGGGTCCATCTCGGTGCTATTGGCTTCCGCATGGCCCAGCACGTTGCGGGCGAACTCGATCACCGCGCACTGCATGCCCAAGCAGATCCCGAGGAAGGGGACTTTGTTTTCCCGCGCATAGCGGATCGCATCGATCTTTCCTTCGATCCCCCGGTTACCGAAGCCGGGTGCCACCAGGATCGCGTCGAGGCCGCCGAGGTGTTTGGCCACGTTCTTCGGCGTCAGCTTTTCGCTGTGGACCCAACGGATGTCCACCTTGGTCTCGTTGGCCGCACCGGCATGGTCCAAGGCCTCCTTGATGCTCTTGTAGGCATCGCGTAACTCCACGTATTTGCCTACCAGGCCGATCTCCACAGTGTGCTTTGGTTCCTTGTGCCGCCGCAGGAATTCGCGCCATTGGGTGAGGTCCGCCTCCGGGTAGTTGGCGATGCCGAGCTTCTCCAGCACCACCTCGTCCAGTTGTTCCTGCTGCATCAGCAAGGGAACGTCGTAGATCGTCTCCGCGTCGGCACTTTCGATCACTGCCTTGGGGTCCACGTTGCAGAACAGGGCGATCTTCTCCTTCATGCCCTTGATCATCGGGTGCTCCGTGCGGCACACGAGGATGTCCGGCTGCACGCCGAGGCTGAGAAGCTCCTTCACGCTGTGCTGTGTGGGCTTGGTCTTCAACTCGCCCGTGGTGCTGAGGTAGGGGAGCAGTGTGAGGTGGATCGACAAGGCATCGCGGCCCTTTTCCCACTTCAGTTGGCGGATGGCCTCGACGTAGGGCAGGCTCTCGATGTCGCCCACGGTGCCGCCGACCTCGGTGATCACAAAATCGTAGATGCCCTTCCGTCCTAAGAGCTGGATGTTCCGCTTGATCTCGTCGGTGATGTGCGGGATCACCTGAACGGTCTTGCCGAGGTATTCGCCCCGGCGCTCCTTGTTGATCACGTTCTGGTAGACCCGGCCCGTGGTGATGTTGTTGGCCTGGCTGGTGGGCGTGTCCAGGAAGCGCTCGTAGTGCCCCAGGTCCAGATCGGTCTCGGCGCCGTCCTCGGTCACGTAGCATTCCCCGTGCTCGTACGGGTTCAACGTGCCGGGGTCGACGTTGATGTACGGGTCCAGCTTCTGGATGGTCACCGTGAAGCCGCGCGCCTGCAGCAGTTTGGCCAAGGAGGCGCTGACAATGCCCTTGCCCAAGCTGGAGGTGACCCCTCCGGTAACGAAAATGTACTTTGTGGAACCCGTCATCACTTGTTGATCCCGCCCTGAATGGGGATGGTGATCACGGGGTGTAAAGCTAATCCGATGTTCGGAACCAAGAGGGAGAAAGCTGAAAGATGAAACAGGAAAGCTGAAAAGATCGGTCGCCGAGCGCCCTGTTTCACTTTCAACTTTCCAGTTTCAGCTTTCCTGTTTCATCTTTTGCTAAAACGTGTACGAGAACCCCAAGCTCGGCAGCACCGGCAACTGGTACACCTCCTTGCTGGTCACGCGGTCACGATAGAAGATATTGTCGCGGTCGTAGGCATTGGTGACGCTGAGGTCCAACTGGACGACTTGGTGCTCGTCGAGCTTCCAGATCTTGGTGATGCCGACGTCCAGCCGGTGGTAGTCCGTGAGGCGTCCGCCGTTGAGCGGGCCGTAGATCACCGTGAGGTCACCGTTGGTGTTGTTGATATCGCTGTTGACGCCGTCGCTGAAGGGCAGCCTTTCGTAGAAGCCCTGGTTCTGGGTGAAGGGGAAGCCGGAGCCGTAGTTCCAGCGGGCGCTGGCCTTCCAGCTGTCGTGCTTCCCGAAGGTGTAGCTGGCCACGAGGTTCACGTTGTTGCGGCGGTCCCAGATCGGACTGTAGGTCTGCGTACCGTCGAAGCGGTCCACGAAATTGAGCGAGTAGACCACCCAGAGGTAGAGGCCCTTGTTCTCGTACTTCAGCAGCATGTCCGCCCCGTAGGCACTGCCGGTCTCCACCACGAAGTCCTTCTTCAGCTCGTCGGGCTGGTTGATGAATTCCGGCGTGTCGTTGTAAAGCTTTTCGCGGTTCAGGTTGGTCACTTGGCGGAAGTCCTTGTAGTAGCCTTCGATGTTGATGCTGGTCTTGGGGGTGAGGTCGTACTCGAAGCCGCCCACGAGGTGGTTGGCGCGCTGCAGCGGGTCCTTGATGTCACGCGTGTTCCCGTTGGAGGTGGTGATGGTGGAGGGGATGTCGTCAGGCGCGGTGATGAAGCCGTAGAAGAGGTTCACCACATCGCGGTCGTTGTTGGTGGCGATGAGGTTCTGGCTGTAGATGCCGGCGGCGCCTTTGATGCGGAAGCGGTCGCTCACGTTCCACTTGAAGCCAAGACGGGGTTCGGGGTTCAGCACGGCCAAAGTGGCGTAATACTGGAGGCGGACACCGGGGTTCAGCACCCATTTGCCGATGCGCAGTTTGTAGTTGATGTAGCCGGCCAGCTCGGTGCTCACCTTCTGCTGGCCCAGCTCGTAGCCGAGCGAATTGTAAAAGCTGAGGTCCGTCTTCACGCCGGTGACGTTGATGCCGTACTGCACCTCGTTGTTGCCCATGAAGTATTTGAAGTTCAGCCCGGCGGTGAAATTGTTGATGCTGCTGGTGCGGGGCTGGAGATCGCCTTCCAAAAGTTCGATCTTGTAGTTGCTCAGCGCGAATACGCCCTCGATCAGTACGGCGCTGCCCGAGGGGACCAGCACGAAGTTGGTGCCCGCGCCCCAATTCTTCCAGGCCAGGTCACTGATGCCCCTGTACTGGGCACCGTCGGTGAAGTTGAAGCCGAAGAAGTTGACCTTGCTGCCGTTGGCGGCGTTTATTGAGATCTTGCCATAGAGGTCGGTGAACTTGAAGGGCAGCCCTGCGGAGTCCACATAGGTGTAGAGGCTCTTACTGCTCTGGTCCAGATAGCTGTGCTTGAAATTGAGCAGGAAGGAACTGCTCCCCTTGCCCGGCGCGCTCTGCTTCTTCAGCGGTCCTTCCAGCAGGGCCTTGGCCGCGAAGGTGCTGGCGGCCACTTTGCCGCTGAGGCGGGTCTTGTTGCCGTCGCGGGTGGTGATGTCCATCACGCTGCTGATGCGCCCGCCGTACTCCGCGTTGAAGCCGCCGGTGAGGATGTCCGCATTGCGGATGATGTCGTTGTCGAACACGCTGAAGAGGCCGATGCTGTGGAAGGGATTGTACAGGGTCATGCCGTCCAGCAGCACCTCGTTCTGCACGGGGGATCCCCCGCGGATGTAGAGTTGCCCGCCCTGGTCCCCGGTGAACACCACGCCCGGCACCACCTGCATGTATTGCGCAAGGTCCGCCTGTCCGCCGATCGCCGGTAAGCGCTCGATCTGCTTCGGGGTCAGCTTGGTGACGCCCACGCGCACATTGTTCTGCGCCTTCTGCTTCTCCGCCGTCACCACCACGGTCTTCATCTCGATGCTGCCTTTTTTCAGGTACAGCTGTTCGGTCTGGATCAGATCCGCCTTGATGTCCACCTCCTTGCTTACCGTGTCGTAGCCCAAATAGACCACCTGCAACGTGAAATGCCCCGGAGGCACCTTGCTGATGGAGAAGTAGCCGTTCACGTCCGTTTGCGCACCATGGTCCGTGGCACCGCGCAGCGAGACCGGCGTGAAGATCGACGGTTCACCGGTGGCCTCATCGTACACGAAACCGCGCACGGTACCGGTCTGGGCGAGGGAAAAGAGGGGAAAGGCCAGCGTGCAGAGCAGCGCCAAGCGGTGGATCAGGTTTCGGGTCATCGATGAAGGCTTCCTTGCAGGGGGCGCTAAAGTAGGTGACGGGCGCGGGCAGGCCAGCGGCGAACTTGGGGAACGGTGGGAAGGCTGCGGGCATTGGAACGCTGATAACACAGAAAGGGCAGATGGTCACGGGTCGTGTGTCTCAGATAGCTGGATCGAGATTATTGGATCTCGCCCAAAACAGGCGCTCGCGTTTTTTCGCGAGTGCGTGGGTTGCTGAAGACCTTCGGCATCCTCCGGCCATTCTCACAAGGAGTCAGGCACAAAGGATTAAAAGTAGGCAAAACATAGGGACTCCCGTGAACTGTTTTTTACTAAGCTTCACTCCCGAAATGGAACGATCCGCCACACATTCGCGCGTAGGGATGTCCGCTTCGGGGCCGATACGTATCGGACCGAACAGTTCATCAGCGTGGGTGCCGAGCGAAGTCGAGGTGCATCAACCCGTCAACCCGTCAACCC
Coding sequences:
- the yidC gene encoding membrane protein insertase YidC, which produces MDRNSIIGILLIIAILFGYQYLTMPSAEERARMQHEQDSIAEVAIKKQADHADSALADQQQQVKNATTVATADATMDTGLVADSVNADSLLAAKQHERLGIFGPAASGHNEVVTIANEHLQVAINTFGARPNVIRLKAYKTYHEHNPLLLSVPDSGAYEYNFFLGNRKLSTKDMNFTAEKLGTTGVRLRASTTDPSKYLQITYQLDSGTWFMNTTAELVGLPEIDPRNVMFHWNLTGFHNEKHRPTEEQHSTVYYKYLNSDRDYLSESKDDSKKLEAKTNWVAFKQDFFTVAMVKKDGFTSNGSEISITTLPDDTLYSKRYDAKLFFGQEPSEHAILAMQMYLGPNQYNTLRQTGIPDFSRVIDLGWGIFGWMNRFLVIPIFNFLSQFNLSYGIIILVLTVVIKMLLLPIAYRNQKSSIRMRALKPEIAAITAKFGSDDAMKKQQATMDLYRKAGVSPVAGCVPMLLQMPVLYAMFRFFPSSIELRQQSFLWADDLSSYDSILTLPFNIPAYGSHVSLFTLLMAASTIIYTLVNSKQMPQQQGMPNMKVMMYMFPVMMLFFMNSLPAGLSYYYFLANVISILQMTVITKWFLDEDKLREQLLANMKKPRKKSKWQQRMEEIQKQQQTAKKRR
- a CDS encoding CTP synthase, which produces MTGSTKYIFVTGGVTSSLGKGIVSASLAKLLQARGFTVTIQKLDPYINVDPGTLNPYEHGECYVTEDGAETDLDLGHYERFLDTPTSQANNITTGRVYQNVINKERRGEYLGKTVQVIPHITDEIKRNIQLLGRKGIYDFVITEVGGTVGDIESLPYVEAIRQLKWEKGRDALSIHLTLLPYLSTTGELKTKPTQHSVKELLSLGVQPDILVCRTEHPMIKGMKEKIALFCNVDPKAVIESADAETIYDVPLLMQQEQLDEVVLEKLGIANYPEADLTQWREFLRRHKEPKHTVEIGLVGKYVELRDAYKSIKEALDHAGAANETKVDIRWVHSEKLTPKNVAKHLGGLDAILVAPGFGNRGIEGKIDAIRYARENKVPFLGICLGMQCAVIEFARNVLGHAEANSTEMDPETKWPVIAMMEEQKAKVDKGGTMRLGAYPCKLTEGSLSAQAYGKTSIKERHRHRYEFNNAYTEEFKKAGMIAAGVNPQTKLVEVVELKDHPWFVGVQYHPEYKSTVARPHPLFTRFVREALAQHAVVAKREKTKV
- a CDS encoding carboxypeptidase-like regulatory domain-containing protein, with protein sequence MTRNLIHRLALLCTLAFPLFSLAQTGTVRGFVYDEATGEPSIFTPVSLRGATDHGAQTDVNGYFSISKVPPGHFTLQVVYLGYDTVSKEVDIKADLIQTEQLYLKKGSIEMKTVVVTAEKQKAQNNVRVGVTKLTPKQIERLPAIGGQADLAQYMQVVPGVVFTGDQGGQLYIRGGSPVQNEVLLDGMTLYNPFHSIGLFSVFDNDIIRNADILTGGFNAEYGGRISSVMDITTRDGNKTRLSGKVAASTFAAKALLEGPLKKQSAPGKGSSSFLLNFKHSYLDQSSKSLYTYVDSAGLPFKFTDLYGKISINAANGSKVNFFGFNFTDGAQYRGISDLAWKNWGAGTNFVLVPSGSAVLIEGVFALSNYKIELLEGDLQPRTSSINNFTAGLNFKYFMGNNEVQYGINVTGVKTDLSFYNSLGYELGQQKVSTELAGYINYKLRIGKWVLNPGVRLQYYATLAVLNPEPRLGFKWNVSDRFRIKGAAGIYSQNLIATNNDRDVVNLFYGFITAPDDIPSTITTSNGNTRDIKDPLQRANHLVGGFEYDLTPKTSINIEGYYKDFRQVTNLNREKLYNDTPEFINQPDELKKDFVVETGSAYGADMLLKYENKGLYLWVVYSLNFVDRFDGTQTYSPIWDRRNNVNLVASYTFGKHDSWKASARWNYGSGFPFTQNQGFYERLPFSDGVNSDINNTNGDLTVIYGPLNGGRLTDYHRLDVGITKIWKLDEHQVVQLDLSVTNAYDRDNIFYRDRVTSKEVYQLPVLPSLGFSYTF